The following proteins come from a genomic window of Candidatus Krumholzibacteriia bacterium:
- a CDS encoding class I SAM-dependent methyltransferase produces the protein MPETLWERLEHYASLVLEANPHVNLVSRKRPELQTAENILEGLLWGISLPDFDSGKDPFLLDAGSGSGVPGIPSALLLSLSGAKSRVPVFLIESREKKCAFLRHCARELGLSHLRVLSLRLEEPELPVLLRIFAGEDAKGFLACRALSSVDQVLKWSRGLQPLLQEALFYKGPESAREELARQHWKKWGWNAGAPLEYHFPFRETQLLRFTP, from the coding sequence TTGCCAGAGACCCTTTGGGAGCGTCTGGAGCATTATGCCTCCCTTGTTCTGGAGGCGAACCCCCATGTCAACCTGGTGTCCAGAAAGAGGCCTGAACTGCAAACGGCAGAGAACATTCTGGAGGGCCTCTTATGGGGAATCTCCCTGCCGGACTTCGATTCCGGGAAGGATCCCTTCTTGCTGGATGCCGGCTCGGGTTCCGGGGTTCCGGGGATCCCGTCGGCCCTTCTGCTTTCTCTTTCAGGGGCCAAGTCCCGGGTTCCCGTGTTTTTGATCGAATCCCGGGAAAAGAAGTGCGCATTTCTCCGGCACTGCGCTCGGGAGTTGGGGCTTTCCCATCTCCGTGTCTTGTCGCTAAGACTGGAAGAGCCCGAGCTTCCGGTCCTGCTCAGGATTTTCGCGGGAGAAGACGCGAAGGGCTTTCTTGCCTGTCGCGCTCTTTCCTCCGTGGACCAGGTTCTGAAATGGAGCCGCGGCTTGCAGCCCCTGTTGCAAGAGGCCCTGTTTTACAAGGGCCCAGAGAGCGCCAGGGAGGAGCTTGCCCGGCAACACTGGAAGAAATGGGGCTGGAACGCCGGCGCCCCCCTGGAATATCACTTCCCTTTTCGTGAGACTCAACTCCTTCGATTCACTCCCTGA